A section of the Candidatus Limnocylindrales bacterium genome encodes:
- a CDS encoding MBL fold metallo-hydrolase, with product MRRLVQILVALVFVGFGLFMAVTRLEPLQDWLVHRTARGILTKHHEELFKDDALRVVACGTSSPLSDHDRASACVAVFAGDHFYIVDTGMGSWKNLALWRVPPEKIGAIFYTHYHSDHIAELGEFNLQTWGAGRPGPLRVFGPTGIDRLVNGFTEAYALDATYRTAHHGPVVMNPEKGRMQAMPFEVDPNDPKGTVVLEENGLVVRAFLVDHTPIKPAVGYRFDYKGRSVAVSGDTVPSKSLVAAAQGADVLFHEAQANFLVSIIREEAVAAGSTQYSKILGDIPSYHTSPVDAAKIANEAGVGLLVLYHLTPPPPSRILEWIFVRGVSDVRPSGVVMARDGLMVTLPANSKEIETGRIE from the coding sequence ATGCGACGTCTCGTACAGATCCTCGTGGCACTCGTCTTTGTGGGCTTCGGCCTGTTCATGGCAGTGACACGCCTCGAGCCACTTCAGGACTGGCTCGTGCACCGCACGGCGCGCGGCATCCTGACCAAGCACCACGAGGAGCTGTTCAAGGACGACGCACTGCGCGTCGTGGCCTGCGGTACGAGCTCCCCGCTGTCCGATCACGACCGCGCGAGCGCGTGCGTCGCGGTGTTCGCCGGCGACCATTTCTATATCGTCGATACCGGCATGGGCTCGTGGAAGAACCTCGCGCTGTGGCGGGTTCCGCCCGAGAAGATCGGCGCCATCTTCTACACGCACTACCATTCCGACCACATCGCCGAGCTCGGCGAGTTCAACCTGCAGACGTGGGGCGCAGGACGCCCCGGGCCGCTTCGTGTGTTCGGTCCGACCGGCATCGACCGTCTCGTCAATGGCTTTACCGAAGCGTATGCGCTCGACGCCACGTATCGCACGGCGCACCACGGTCCGGTCGTGATGAATCCCGAAAAAGGCCGCATGCAGGCCATGCCGTTCGAGGTCGATCCGAACGATCCCAAAGGCACCGTCGTTCTGGAGGAGAACGGGCTCGTCGTGCGCGCGTTCCTCGTCGACCACACGCCGATCAAACCGGCCGTCGGCTATCGGTTCGATTACAAGGGGCGTTCGGTTGCCGTCAGCGGTGACACCGTTCCGTCCAAGTCACTGGTGGCGGCGGCGCAGGGCGCCGACGTGCTCTTCCACGAAGCGCAGGCGAACTTCCTGGTCTCGATCATCCGCGAAGAAGCCGTCGCGGCGGGATCCACGCAGTACTCAAAAATTCTCGGAGACATTCCGAGCTACCACACGTCGCCGGTCGATGCGGCAAAGATCGCGAACGAAGCGGGAGTCGGCCTGCTCGTGCTCTACCACCTGACGCCGCCGCCGCCGTCGCGCATTCTCGAGTGGATCTTCGTGCGCGGTGTTTCCGACGTGCGTCCGAGCGGCGTCGTGATGGCGCGCGACGGGCT